The Thermococcus sibiricus MM 739 DNA window GTGCTATATTTGGTGTAGTATACCGCTTGAATTAGCGCTACAACTCCGCTAACATGCGGACATGCCATGGATGTTCCGCTCATTGTAGCGTAGGTGTCGTCAGGATATGTGCTCAATATGTCAACACCAGGAGCGCTAACATCTACCCCTCTGTTGCTCCACGAGGGTACTTCGTCATTAATGTCAATTGCACCAACGGCTATAACCTCTGGATACGCGGCAGGATAACTTGGACTTGATGCGTATTCATTTCCAGATGCTGCCACAATAACGACTCCATAATTGTATGCTTCTGTGATCGCATCGTGGAATGATTGAAGATCACTCGAACCGCCAAGACTCATGCTTATTACTTCTGCAGCATCATCGTCTGGATCGCCCACTATTATCCCATCTCCCTCACTGTCAAGGACTCCATCAGGTCCTAGTAATGCCTGTTCTATTCCAAGGATTATGTCGCTATACGATCCCCTACCACTTGCATCAAGAACCCTAACAGCATATATTTCTACAGCCGGAGCAACTCCTACCACTCCAATGTCATTATTGAGTGCTGCTATGGTTCCTGCAACGTGGGTCCCATGCCCATTTTGATCCTTGTAATCCTTGGGCTTTGTTGATACCTTCCCTCTAAGAACACTAACTCCCTATGCCAGATTAGCTTTTAAATCTGGGTGATCATAATCGATTCCTGTGTCAAGGACTGCAACCTCAATTACTCCTTCACTTGAACCATCGGCTATACTCCACACATTCGGGGCTTTTACCTTTTCAATTCCCCATGGAGTTTCTTGAGAGGGCTGTGAGGGCTTGGGCTTACCTACTCCCGGTGGCTTACCTAAAACATGGGCTTCAGCGTCATACTCTACTCTCACAACACCTTTTGCATTCTTTAGCCTCTCAACGGCTCTAGGTGGTAGCTCTGCAACAACAATGGGAAATATTCTTCCTTTTCCAACAATGTTTCCCCCAATTGCAAAGATAGAGTTCTCGTTAAATCCCTTGTCTATTGTTATTATTACTCGAACTTTCTCAGCGGGAACCGCCCCGACTATTCCCGCTGTAGCTTCAAAAATAACAAAAACCAACAGCAGAGAAAAAACTTTGTTAAATTTCATGGCCTGTTCATCTCATATTTGTAAATTGTTATGTTTCTTTATGTTTTGTTTTTAACCTTTAAACTATTTAATACTTTGGGTGTTCTATTTGAACTAATTAAAGAAACCTCTAGTTGAAAAAGGGAGGTTCTAAAAAAGCTTTTATTTGGTGTTACTTTACCAAGTAATAGTGTTATCAAATAGTTACGGGAGGTGAATTCGGTGCACATTCCTGATGGGCTATTGAGTCTTCCAGTAATAGCGATAACATACGTGCTGACGATTGGAATCCTTGGGTATTCTCTAAGGAAGCTAAAGGACTTCCCAGAAGAGAAGATCCCTCTCCTAGGGCTATTTGCAGCTGGAATATTTGCTGCCCAGATGGTGAATTTCCCAATTATAGGGGGAGTAAGCGGGCATTTACTTGGAGCGGTACTTGCGGCGGTACTTTTGGGCCCATACGCAGCAGTTCTTATAATGACAGCAGTGCTACTAATTCAGACCCTCCTCTTCGGGGATGGTGGAATAACAGCCATAGGGGCCAACATATTGAACATGGGGATAACTGGAGCTTTTGCTGGATACTGGATATACTCAAAGCTCAAGAACTTTAGTGAGGCATTTGGAATAGCATTAGCTTCCTGGTCGGCAGTAGTTTTAGGTGCCTTCTTGGCTTCAGTAGAAATAGGTGTAAGCCACAGTCTGCCTTTTGGAAAAGTGCTGGGCCTAATGGTTGGCTACCATACTGTAATAGGCATTGGAGAAGCGTTAATAACTCTCTTTGTGGTAAATGCTCTCAAGTCTAGACTCCCCGAGATAGGAGGTGTTCCAGCATGAGAAGCATCGTAAAGGGGTTACTCATAATCCTTATCCTACTCGCTATAGCCTTACCTTTTGCATCTGATAATCCGGATGGGCTTGAAGCAACAATGGAAAAAGTACACCTAGAGGAATCCCCAGTTTACAGTGCTCCTCTCGACTACGGCGAAACATGGGGACAAAGCTTAATAATGGGAGCAATTGGAATAACCCTAGTGTTTGGTGCAGTTTATGGACTTGGAAAACTAGTAAAAGGTGCCTAAATTGCATCTCATTTTCATTTTCATCTATGCCTTGGTAATAGTTACAAGAACAAGCTTAGCTGAGCTGTTTTACTTTCTTCCGATATTGATGGTATTAATATTGCTTTTCAAACCTAAAAGAATGCTTTTTAAACACTTGGGATTCCTCTTAGGCTTTGAAGGGTTTCTGTTTATTCTAGCGTTGTTTACACCAGGAGATCCCCTGGTGACAACTCCCCTTGGAACAATAACCTCCGAGGGCATTCAAAGATTTTCCCTCTTACTTGGGAAAGCGTTTCTTTCTTCTTCTGCCGTTGTTGTAATCTCAAATTCTCTTGGATTTCCATACCTATTAGGTGAGATGGAGGCCCTTCGCTTTCCCCGAATACTGGTGCTAACTCTTGCATTCACCTACCGGTATCTCGAGCTTTTTGAAGAAGAGGCTCTTCGGATGAAAAGGGCACTAGACTCCAGGGCATTCAACATTGGAAAAATAGAGTACTACAGAAAGCTGGGGGCACTCATAGGAGAAACGTTTGCCAGAGCATACATCCGGAGTATAAAAATACACTGGGCAATGCTCTCCAGAGGTTTTGGAGAATTTCCCAAAGTAACTAAGGAAAGAAGAGTTGAACCCCTAATTCTAACCTTAATTGCATTGGGGGTGGCGTTGCTTTGATAGAACTTGTGAATGTCCATTTTTCATACAACAACCGAGAAGTTCTGAAGGACATTTCACTTAAGATAAACGATGGAGAAGTATTTGGAATCTTAGGCCCAAATGGAGCAGGAAAATCGACATTGATACTGCACTTGAACGGAATACTGAAACCCAAAGAGGGAAAGGTCATAGTAAACGGTATAGAGGTTAACAAAAAGCCAAAGGAAGCTAGAAAAATAGTGGGAATAGTATTTCAAGACCCAAATGACCAGCTCTTCTCTCCCAAGGTATTTGATGACGTTGCCTTTGGTCCATATAATTTAGGCTTACGTGGAAGGGAGTTGGAGGAGAGAGTTGTAAAAGCTTTGAGGCTTGTTGGCATGGGAGATTACATATACAGAGAAACAAAAGAACTTAGCTTTGGAGAAAAAAAGAGGGTAGCGATAGCAACGGTGCTTGCAATGGAACCAGAGATTTTAGTGTTTGACGAGCCCTTCGCTAACCTTGATTTTCGAGGAAAGAAAATGCTAAGGGAGTTAATTGAAAAATTCAGAGGAGAAAAGACCATAATTTTATCTTCCCATGAAGCTGAATATCTTACACTCTGTGATAGGATAGTCCTTCTAAGCGAGGGGAAAATTGTAAAGATTGGGAGCCCAGAAGAGATTTTAAGGAATGCTGGACTTCTCAGAGAGCACAATTTAGATGTGCCCTCTTTGATAGATTTATTCTCAAGTCTTGGGCTAGAAATACCCCGAAGCCTGGAGGAAGCTAAAAGAAAGCTTAAAAAAGTTTTAAGGTGAATTTTATTGCTGTTCTCTTTTTTCTCCAAAATCCTTATAATGTATCACTGCGAATGAGTAACAAAATCTTGGCACTCACGGGGTGATGATATGGAGGCCGTTATTAATCAGATAAAATCAAAACTCCCGGAAAATTTAGAAGGGCTTTTGGACTTAGGATATAATTACTGGTGGAACTGGAATAGAAGGGCCACAAAACTTTGGGAAAAAATAAATCCTGAACATTGGAGAGAATATAAGAATCCCGTCAAGCTTCTTCTTGATACTCCTGAGGAGAGACTAAAAGAACTTTCAAAAGACGATGATTTCATAAATCTGTATGAGCTTGTTATTGATCAGTTTAGACACTATATGGAATCTGAAAACACTTGGTTATCAACGAATTGGCCCAAATGGGAAGAACCTGTTATATACCTGTGCATGGAATACGGAATAAGTAAAAGTCTTCCTATATACTCTGGTGGACTTGGAATACTCGCAGGAGACCATTTGAAAACTGCAAGCGACTTAGGGCTTCCTTTTATAGGTATTGGTCTTCTTTACAAGCATGGATACTTTAAACAACAAATAGATAAAAATGGAAACCAAATAGAGGTATTTCCGGAGTATGACCCTCATGAAATGCCAATAAAACCCTTAACAACAAAAAAGGGAAATCCAATTCTCATAGAAGTTCCAATAGAAGATAGAACAGTTTATGCGAGAGCTTTTGAAGTTAATGTTGGTAGGGTAAAACTTTATCTTCTTGACACAGACGTTCCTGAGAACTCCCCAGACGACAGGACAATTTGTGATTATCTCTACAATGCCGAAATTGATAAACGAATAAAGCAAGAAATTCTCCTTGGTATTGGTGGGATGAGGCTCTTGAGAGCATTAGGGATTGAATCAGCAGTGATCCATCTAAACGAAGGACATCCCGCCTTTGCAAATTTCCAAAGAATAGCATGGTATATGGAAGAAGGTTTGAACTTCTTAGAGGCTCTAACTATTGTAAGAGCAACTACTATTTTTACAACTCATACGCCGGTACCAGCTGGCCATGATAAATTTCCCATAGTAGAAGTGGAAAAAAGATTGGCTAAATTCCTTGAAGGAATTCCAAAAGAAGAATTTCTTAACCTAGGTCGTGAAGGTGAAGAATTCAATATGACTCTTCTTTCGATAAGAACTTCAAGCTACGTGAATGCCGTAAGCAAACTACACACTGCCGTCACCAAAGAAATGTGGAAAGAGCTCTGGAAAGGCGTTCCTCCTGATGAAATGCCTGTAGAGGGCATTACAAATGGAGTCCATACAAAAACATGGCTACATAATGAAATAAAGAAGCTCATTGATAGATATATCGGAAGAGTTTGGAGAGATTATGCTGAGTTGGAGGGCCTTTGGTATGGCGTAGAGAGAATTCCCAATGAAGAACTATGGGAAGCCCACCTAAAGGCAAAAAAAGAGCTCATAGACCTCATCAAAAGAAATATGAAAGAAAGGAACAAAAGACTTGGCATTGAAGAGCCTATACCAGAAATAAACGAAAATGCATTGTTAATTGGCTTTGCAAGGCGTTTTGCAACATACAAACGCGCAACAATGATCTTCAATGATTTAGAAAGACTCAAAAAAATAGCAAACAATCCAGAAAGGCCGGTATATATAATTTTTGGAGGAAAAGCGCACCCAATGGATACTTCAGGTAAAGAATTTCTAAAAAGGCTCTATGAAGTTTCCCAAATGCCAGAATTTAAAGGCAAAATCATAATATTCGAGAATTATGATATGGGTTCAGCTAGGGCCATGATATCGGGAGTGGATGTATGGCTCAATACTCCCCGACGACCTTTAGAGGCTAGCGGAACGAGTGGAATGAAGGCAGGCCTTAATGGTGTCCTCAACCTAAGTGTTTACGATGGCTGGTGGGTTGAAGGATATAACGGTAAGAATGGCTGGATTATAGGAGAGGAGAGCATTGAACCAGAAACTGAGGGAGATGATATAACTGATGCAGAAAGTCTGTATGAATTACTAGAAAATGAGGTTATTCCCACATATTACGAAAATAGACAAAGATGGATTTACATGATGAAAGAGAGCATAAAGAGTATTGCTCCACGCTTTAGCACACACAGAATGCTTAAAGAGTATGTGAACAAGTTCTACTCAAAGGCTTTAACTAATGCCGTTCTCCTAAAAAGAGACAAATTCAATACAACTAGAGAGATCGCCACATGGAAAGCAAAGGTGCTTAATTCATGGAACAAGGTTAATATAGAAAGGATTATCACTCATGATGCCATTGCTACTGAAATAATAGTAGACTTAGATGAACTTGCTCCCGAAGATGTAAAAGTTGAAATCTACTATGGGGTTAAAGCAGAGGGATATGCTATAGAAAAGCCGTATATAATAGAACTCAAACGTCCTCAACACCTAGGAGATACAAAATGGCTCTACAGATACAAAGGGAATGCTCTCAAGAACCTTGGAAATCCGTGCTGGCACTATGCAGTGAGGGTTTATCCATACCACGATAAATTGCCCCATAAATTCTTGCTCGGTCTTATTAAGTGGAAGGGTTTCTTTGACTTTTAACCCTCCAAATCTATTTTTGGAAAACGTTATAAAGCAAAGTTCTTCAATTTAAGGAGGGTTATCATGAGAATAGTATTTGATATAGGTGGATCTGTTCTAGTCCCAGATGAGCCTGATGTAAAGTTCATAGAGGAAATTGCCTACCAACTGACAAAAATCAGTGAAGATCATGAAGTAGCTGTTGTAGTCGGAGGAGGAAGAGTTGCAAGAGAATATATTCAAGCAGCAAAGTCTTTCACACCAAACGAAACTTTCAAAGATTATATTGGAATCCACATAACAAGAGCCAATGCCATGCTCTTGATTGCAGCTCTCAGAGAAAAGGCATACCCCTTTGTTGTAAGTGACTTCAGAAAAGCTTGGGAAGTTATGCAGCTCAAGAAGATACCTATAATGGGAGGAACTCATCCAGGACACACCACAGATGCTGTAGCAGCACTGCTGGCAGAGTATCTTCAAGCAGATCTCTTAGTAGTTATAACAAATGTTGATGGAGTTTACGACAGCGATCCAAAAAAGAATCCAAATGCAAAAAAGTTGGACAGAATTTCAACTGAAAAACTTGTAGAAATAGCAATGCAAAGTGAAAGCAAAGCTGGAGGAAGTGGAGTCGTTGATGCATTGGCAGCGAAGTTCATTCAAAGAGGAGAGATAAAAACCCTAATTATTGGTAAAGATGATGCAAGAACTCTTTTTGATGCAATAAAGGGCAAGCACAAGGGGACATTGGTTGAACCTTAATTTCACAACCTTTTTATATTTATTAAGGTTTCTCTTATATGGCGATGTTACAATGAAGATTGTAGTGATTGGTTCTGGAACAGCCGGGAGTAATTTTGCACTCTTTGCAAGAAAGCTTGATAGAAAAGCGGAAATCATTGTAATAGGAAAAGAAAAAACAATGCAGTATTCCCCCTGTGCATTACCATTCGTTTTAAGCGGAAAAATCCCAAAGCTAGAAGATATCGTTGTATTTCCCAATGAATTCTATGAAAAACAAAAAATTCAAATGATGCTTGAAACCGAGGCAAAAACCATAGACAGAAAGAGAAAGGTTATAATCACAGATAAAGATGAAGTCCCATACGACAAACTTGTATTAGCTACAGGCTCCAAAGCATTCGTTCCACCAATTAAAGGTGTTGAAAAGAGAGGAGTCTTCACATTAAAAGAAATGAGAGACGTGAGAGAAATACAAGAATACATAAAAGAAAGAAAGCCAAAAAAAGCCGTTGTAATAGGTGCGGGCTTAATAGGGCTTGAAGGGGCCGTTGCATTTAGAGAACTTGGAATGGAAGTTCTCGTTGTTGAACTTCTCGAGCATCTACTTCCAACAATGCTTGACAAGGATATAGCCTCAATAGTACAATCCCATCTAGAGGAAAGGGGAATCCAATTCAGATTTGGAGTTGGTGTGAGTGAGATTATCGGAGATCCAGTAACGGCCGTAAAGATAGGAGAAGAGAAAATTGAATCTGATATAGTCCTTGTAGCAACTGGTGTAAGAGCGAACGTGGATCTTGCAAGAGAAGCTGGATTGGAAATAAAGAGGGGCATTGTTGTTGATGAATATCTGAGAACAAGTGATCCAGACATATATGCTATCGGAGACTGTGCTGAAGTCTATGATGCCGTGACTGGAGAGAGAATACTAAGCCAGCTAGGTACAACAGCTGTTAGAATGGCAAAAGTAGCTGCTGAGAATGTTTTTAATAAAAACGTGAAGTTTAAACCAGTGTTTAATACAGCCATAACAGAACTTTTTGATCTGGAGATAGGCACTTTCGGAATAACACAGGAAAGAGCAAGGAAAGAAGGGATTGAAGTGGTAGTAGGCAAATTCAAGGGATCAACTAAGCCAGAGTATTATCCTGGAGGAAAACCAATAACCGTGAAATTGATCTTTAGAAAAGATAATAAAAAGCTAATAGGAGCCCAAATAGTTGGTGGAGAGAGAGTATGGGGAAGGATAATGGCTCTAAGCTTTGCTGCCCAGAAAGAGGCTACAGTTGAAGATATTGCCTATGGAGAAACAGCTTATGCACCCCCAATAAGTCCGACTATTGATCCAATAACTGTTGCAGCAGAAATGGCTCTTAGAAGATTTAAATAACATTTGCTCTTTTTCCTTCTTTTTTGACTCTTTTTTTGATTCTAAAGGACAAGAGTCAACTTTTTGTCATAATGACAAATAAGGTTGGAAAAGATTTTTATAGATGTCCTCCATTCTAATACGTTGATGCACTATGATATTCAGGAGTGAGGGTTTTTGGGAGTATAGTTGGTGAACCTTTTCTATACGTGGGTTATTTAGTAGTCCCTAACTCTAATTTCGACGTTTCAAAACTGTTTGGAGGTGTAGTTTGTGGCCAGAGAAACTTGGGGAAGTAGAGTAGGTTTTGTTGCAGCATCTATAGGAAGCGCAGTAGGTTTAGGAAACATCTGGATGTTTCCAATGAGAGCCGGCCTTTATGGAGGAGCTGCGTTTTTAGTACCCTATTTGGTATTGCTATTTACAGTAGGAGTTGTAGGACTTACTGTAGAATGGACTTTAGGAAGATCAACCAAAGGAGGCCCAATAGAAGCGTTCGCCAAAGCACTACCCGGAGGAAAGTACCTTGGAATACTTGTCAACATAATAATGATAATGATATTTGCCTTTTATTCACTAGTACTTGGATGGATACTTAGATACTTTATCGCCACCCTTACAGGAGAATTAACAAAAGCTAATCCAGGTGCATTCTTTGATGCTCTTGCCTTTAGTAAAGAGGCACTTCTGTGGCAGTTTATAGTAATAGCAATAACCGTAGGTATAGTGGCAATGGGTGTTCAAAAGGGAATTGAAAGAGCCAACAAAATCATGATGCCAGCCCTTTTTGTGCTTCTTATCATGTTAACAATAAGAAGCGTTACACTTCCCAACGCCTATGAAGGACTCAAATTTTACCTTTTACCTGACTGGAGCAAAATGATG harbors:
- a CDS encoding energy-coupling factor ABC transporter ATP-binding protein, whose protein sequence is MIELVNVHFSYNNREVLKDISLKINDGEVFGILGPNGAGKSTLILHLNGILKPKEGKVIVNGIEVNKKPKEARKIVGIVFQDPNDQLFSPKVFDDVAFGPYNLGLRGRELEERVVKALRLVGMGDYIYRETKELSFGEKKRVAIATVLAMEPEILVFDEPFANLDFRGKKMLRELIEKFRGEKTIILSSHEAEYLTLCDRIVLLSEGKIVKIGSPEEILRNAGLLREHNLDVPSLIDLFSSLGLEIPRSLEEAKRKLKKVLR
- a CDS encoding PDGLE domain-containing protein, yielding MRSIVKGLLIILILLAIALPFASDNPDGLEATMEKVHLEESPVYSAPLDYGETWGQSLIMGAIGITLVFGAVYGLGKLVKGA
- the pyrH gene encoding UMP kinase: MRIVFDIGGSVLVPDEPDVKFIEEIAYQLTKISEDHEVAVVVGGGRVAREYIQAAKSFTPNETFKDYIGIHITRANAMLLIAALREKAYPFVVSDFRKAWEVMQLKKIPIMGGTHPGHTTDAVAALLAEYLQADLLVVITNVDGVYDSDPKKNPNAKKLDRISTEKLVEIAMQSESKAGGSGVVDALAAKFIQRGEIKTLIIGKDDARTLFDAIKGKHKGTLVEP
- a CDS encoding S8 family peptidase, with the protein product MKFNKVFSLLLVFVIFEATAGIVGAVPAEKVRVIITIDKGFNENSIFAIGGNIVGKGRIFPIVVAELPPRAVERLKNAKGVVRVEYDAEAHVLGKPPGVGKPKPSQPSQETPWGIEKVKAPNVWSIADGSSEGVIEVAVLDTGIDYDHPDLKANLA
- a CDS encoding energy-coupling factor transporter transmembrane component T, which translates into the protein MHLIFIFIYALVIVTRTSLAELFYFLPILMVLILLFKPKRMLFKHLGFLLGFEGFLFILALFTPGDPLVTTPLGTITSEGIQRFSLLLGKAFLSSSAVVVISNSLGFPYLLGEMEALRFPRILVLTLAFTYRYLELFEEEALRMKRALDSRAFNIGKIEYYRKLGALIGETFARAYIRSIKIHWAMLSRGFGEFPKVTKERRVEPLILTLIALGVALL
- a CDS encoding NAD(P)/FAD-dependent oxidoreductase, with the translated sequence MKIVVIGSGTAGSNFALFARKLDRKAEIIVIGKEKTMQYSPCALPFVLSGKIPKLEDIVVFPNEFYEKQKIQMMLETEAKTIDRKRKVIITDKDEVPYDKLVLATGSKAFVPPIKGVEKRGVFTLKEMRDVREIQEYIKERKPKKAVVIGAGLIGLEGAVAFRELGMEVLVVELLEHLLPTMLDKDIASIVQSHLEERGIQFRFGVGVSEIIGDPVTAVKIGEEKIESDIVLVATGVRANVDLAREAGLEIKRGIVVDEYLRTSDPDIYAIGDCAEVYDAVTGERILSQLGTTAVRMAKVAAENVFNKNVKFKPVFNTAITELFDLEIGTFGITQERARKEGIEVVVGKFKGSTKPEYYPGGKPITVKLIFRKDNKKLIGAQIVGGERVWGRIMALSFAAQKEATVEDIAYGETAYAPPISPTIDPITVAAEMALRRFK
- a CDS encoding energy-coupling factor ABC transporter permease, which translates into the protein MHIPDGLLSLPVIAITYVLTIGILGYSLRKLKDFPEEKIPLLGLFAAGIFAAQMVNFPIIGGVSGHLLGAVLAAVLLGPYAAVLIMTAVLLIQTLLFGDGGITAIGANILNMGITGAFAGYWIYSKLKNFSEAFGIALASWSAVVLGAFLASVEIGVSHSLPFGKVLGLMVGYHTVIGIGEALITLFVVNALKSRLPEIGGVPA
- the malP gene encoding maltodextrin phosphorylase, which gives rise to MEAVINQIKSKLPENLEGLLDLGYNYWWNWNRRATKLWEKINPEHWREYKNPVKLLLDTPEERLKELSKDDDFINLYELVIDQFRHYMESENTWLSTNWPKWEEPVIYLCMEYGISKSLPIYSGGLGILAGDHLKTASDLGLPFIGIGLLYKHGYFKQQIDKNGNQIEVFPEYDPHEMPIKPLTTKKGNPILIEVPIEDRTVYARAFEVNVGRVKLYLLDTDVPENSPDDRTICDYLYNAEIDKRIKQEILLGIGGMRLLRALGIESAVIHLNEGHPAFANFQRIAWYMEEGLNFLEALTIVRATTIFTTHTPVPAGHDKFPIVEVEKRLAKFLEGIPKEEFLNLGREGEEFNMTLLSIRTSSYVNAVSKLHTAVTKEMWKELWKGVPPDEMPVEGITNGVHTKTWLHNEIKKLIDRYIGRVWRDYAELEGLWYGVERIPNEELWEAHLKAKKELIDLIKRNMKERNKRLGIEEPIPEINENALLIGFARRFATYKRATMIFNDLERLKKIANNPERPVYIIFGGKAHPMDTSGKEFLKRLYEVSQMPEFKGKIIIFENYDMGSARAMISGVDVWLNTPRRPLEASGTSGMKAGLNGVLNLSVYDGWWVEGYNGKNGWIIGEESIEPETEGDDITDAESLYELLENEVIPTYYENRQRWIYMMKESIKSIAPRFSTHRMLKEYVNKFYSKALTNAVLLKRDKFNTTREIATWKAKVLNSWNKVNIERIITHDAIATEIIVDLDELAPEDVKVEIYYGVKAEGYAIEKPYIIELKRPQHLGDTKWLYRYKGNALKNLGNPCWHYAVRVYPYHDKLPHKFLLGLIKWKGFFDF